Proteins co-encoded in one Methanobacterium veterum genomic window:
- a CDS encoding CARDB domain-containing protein, with amino-acid sequence MKRQLLILIIFSILTLITCGTASASPDLAVTSVNVTSNVSPGSTVTINDTVTNQGDQAANGFTVGYYIQDEYAVVKKPASQRTAAIYEDKVVWSDYRYDQLGADIYWKNITGTEDGYISTFSGGQANPAIYGDVIVWQYNYSGTWTILGYKVPGRDDPIDPNVPDIYRLYTSNENQINPQIYNDKIVWQQYNSTTKNWDIYLYDFSITGDIAMPKGKWTVQITKDGANHINPYINGNYIVWQQDNGDGIWNIYTYDLSTGDITRVCQSSENQTNPALYGDNVVWQQYNTTRKNWDIYMYDLSKDPADAETQITNNTSNQINPAIYGDKIVWQDNRNGNWDIYLYDLTLGIERQLTIDKKNQIDPAIYDNKVVWTDDRNGNEDIYMTDDLTLEPEYTRYISSLAAGKSNSALTNITLPSDLKANVNYYIIAMVDAAYDNSVSESNENNNIKFSGAMIVPDADLTMPSVSGPATAQTGGSMIVVNTVKNIGTKNSNPVHVYFYLSKDGTTLDKYLGSRYISGGLKAGASSTSYTNLTIPSNIFGSYYIIAVVDPLNETCETNKLNNIVASSTTTNICTPDLVITSISTGTTTYKRGDKITIQNTVKNQGSSTSKGFYVNFYLSNDSTITTSDTYLGQRYISGGLNAGISNIEYTNFTIPYDASGNYYIGAIVDSTNAVFESDESNNIKAFSTTIEVCSPDLVITSISTGTTTYKRGDKITIQNTVKNQGKISSGGFYVNFYLSNDSTITTSDTYLGQRYISGLNAGASNTEYTNFTVPSSLSGSYYIGAIVDSTNAVFESDESNNIKAYSNTINVVLPDLVASSVSAGSTSYRRGTTMTIKNTVKNQGKISSGGFYVKIYIYRNYKGKITSTYLGRRYISSLKAGASNTAYTKLTIPSTIAKGLYYCKMVVDSENNVAESSKSNNAISSGTWVNIF; translated from the coding sequence GTAACTTCTGTAAATGTGACAAGTAATGTTTCACCAGGCAGTACAGTAACAATAAATGATACTGTGACTAATCAAGGTGATCAAGCAGCAAATGGATTCACTGTAGGCTATTACATACAGGATGAATATGCTGTAGTTAAAAAACCTGCTAGTCAGCGTACTGCGGCCATTTATGAAGATAAAGTAGTCTGGTCTGATTACAGATATGATCAATTAGGAGCAGATATTTACTGGAAAAATATCACAGGCACAGAAGACGGTTATATTTCCACTTTTAGTGGCGGTCAGGCCAATCCTGCAATTTACGGAGACGTAATTGTATGGCAGTATAACTACAGCGGTACTTGGACTATTTTAGGTTATAAAGTCCCAGGCAGAGATGATCCAATTGATCCAAATGTACCAGATATATATCGATTATATACAAGTAATGAGAATCAGATAAATCCTCAAATTTACAATGATAAAATAGTCTGGCAGCAGTATAACTCAACCACCAAAAATTGGGACATATATCTATATGACTTCTCAATTACAGGGGATATTGCAATGCCTAAAGGAAAATGGACCGTCCAGATAACAAAAGACGGTGCTAACCATATTAATCCATATATTAATGGAAATTACATTGTATGGCAGCAAGATAATGGAGACGGTATCTGGAATATATATACATATGATCTTTCTACAGGAGATATAACTCGAGTATGTCAATCTTCAGAAAACCAGACTAATCCTGCACTTTATGGAGATAACGTTGTTTGGCAGCAGTACAATACAACCAGAAAAAACTGGGACATATATATGTACGACCTTTCTAAAGATCCTGCGGATGCTGAAACCCAAATAACCAATAATACATCCAACCAGATTAATCCTGCAATTTACGGGGATAAAATAGTCTGGCAGGACAACAGAAACGGGAACTGGGACATATACCTGTACGATTTAACTCTTGGGATCGAAAGACAGCTAACTATAGACAAAAAGAACCAGATAGACCCTGCTATCTATGATAACAAAGTCGTTTGGACTGATGATAGAAACGGTAATGAAGACATATACATGACAGATGACCTCACATTAGAACCTGAATATACTCGTTACATTTCAAGTCTAGCAGCCGGAAAATCAAATAGTGCACTGACAAATATAACCTTACCATCTGATTTAAAAGCAAACGTCAATTATTACATAATAGCTATGGTGGATGCAGCGTACGATAACAGCGTTTCTGAATCTAACGAAAACAATAATATAAAATTCAGCGGTGCAATGATTGTACCTGATGCCGACCTCACAATGCCTTCAGTATCTGGGCCTGCTACAGCTCAAACAGGCGGATCAATGATAGTAGTAAATACTGTGAAAAATATAGGGACCAAAAACTCAAATCCAGTCCACGTCTATTTCTATCTCTCAAAAGACGGCACTACACTTGATAAATACTTAGGATCTCGATATATATCAGGAGGCCTCAAAGCCGGTGCATCCAGTACATCGTATACAAATCTTACAATTCCATCCAATATCTTTGGAAGCTATTATATCATAGCAGTAGTTGACCCTCTAAATGAAACATGCGAAACAAACAAATTAAACAATATAGTGGCATCTTCAACTACTACAAATATATGTACTCCAGATCTTGTTATTACATCAATAAGCACCGGGACAACCACATACAAAAGAGGAGACAAAATAACCATCCAAAACACAGTGAAAAACCAGGGAAGCTCCACATCAAAAGGTTTCTATGTTAACTTCTACCTCTCAAATGACAGCACCATTACCACATCTGACACCTACCTAGGACAAAGATACATATCAGGAGGTCTCAACGCGGGCATATCAAATATAGAATACACAAACTTTACAATCCCATATGATGCGTCTGGAAATTACTATATCGGGGCGATAGTTGACTCAACCAATGCAGTATTTGAATCAGACGAATCAAACAATATAAAAGCATTCTCAACTACCATAGAAGTATGTTCACCTGATCTTGTTATTACATCAATAAGCACTGGGACAACCACATACAAAAGAGGAGACAAAATAACCATCCAAAACACAGTGAAAAACCAGGGAAAAATTTCATCAGGAGGATTTTATGTTAACTTCTATCTCTCAAATGACAGCACTATTACCACATCTGACACCTACCTAGGACAGAGATATATCTCAGGTCTTAACGCAGGTGCATCAAATACAGAATACACAAACTTTACAGTCCCATCCAGCCTATCGGGAAGCTATTATATTGGAGCAATAGTTGACTCAACCAATGCAGTATTTGAATCAGACGAATCAAACAATATAAAAGCCTATTCAAACACTATAAACGTAGTCCTTCCTGATCTTGTAGCTTCATCAGTAAGTGCAGGATCAACTTCGTACAGAAGAGGAACTACAATGACTATTAAGAACACAGTGAAAAACCAGGGAAAAATTTCATCAGGAGGATTTTATGTCAAAATTTACATCTACCGAAACTATAAAGGCAAAATAACTTCCACATACCTTGGTAGACGATACATTAGTTCACTTAAAGCAGGGGCATCAAATACAGCGTACACTAAATTAACTATACCTTCAACTATAGCAAAAGGACTTTACTACTGTAAGATGGTAGTCGATTCAGAAAACAATGTAGCAGAGTCAAGTAAATCAAACAATGCAATTAGCAGCGGAACATGGGTGAATATATTTTAA